From Neobacillus sp. PS2-9, the proteins below share one genomic window:
- a CDS encoding NAD-dependent epimerase, protein MKILVTGAAGFIGFHLSKRLLAESYQVIGLDNLNEYYDVRLKEERIKILEKQPNFTFYKTDLANLESLKQLFADHSIRIVFNLAAQAGVRYSLKNPHAYVHSNLLGFLNVLEACRNYPVEHLIYASSSSVYGSNTKIPFSPKDSVDHPISMYAATKKSNELMAHTYSHLYNIPTTGLRFFTVYGPWGRPDMAYYSFTKNIFEEKTIKVFNQGNMSRDFTFIDDIVEGMIRLIDHPPKSNNYWDKNNPDPSSSYAPYQIYNIGNNNPVNLMEFIQILEKLIGKKAKVEFLPMEPGDVKETYADISSLQKDIGFSPSTPLEIGLGQFIEWYKEYHLKE, encoded by the coding sequence ATGAAGATCTTAGTGACAGGTGCGGCTGGTTTTATTGGGTTTCATCTCTCTAAACGTTTGTTAGCTGAAAGTTACCAGGTTATTGGTCTAGATAATCTTAATGAATATTACGATGTACGTTTAAAGGAAGAACGAATCAAAATTTTAGAGAAGCAACCCAATTTTACATTCTACAAAACAGATTTGGCAAACCTGGAATCATTAAAACAACTATTTGCAGATCATTCTATCAGAATTGTCTTTAACTTAGCAGCCCAAGCTGGAGTTCGTTATAGCCTTAAGAACCCTCATGCATATGTTCATTCCAATCTCTTGGGTTTCTTAAATGTATTAGAGGCTTGCAGAAACTACCCGGTAGAGCATTTAATTTATGCCTCATCAAGTTCCGTTTATGGCTCGAATACAAAAATTCCTTTCTCACCGAAAGACTCCGTTGACCATCCGATTAGTATGTATGCTGCTACCAAAAAATCCAATGAATTAATGGCACATACCTATAGCCATCTATATAATATCCCTACAACAGGGCTCCGTTTCTTTACAGTATACGGACCTTGGGGTAGACCAGATATGGCATACTACTCATTTACAAAAAACATTTTCGAAGAAAAAACGATTAAGGTATTTAATCAAGGTAACATGAGTAGAGACTTTACTTTTATTGATGATATTGTTGAAGGGATGATTAGGCTTATTGATCATCCCCCTAAATCCAATAACTATTGGGATAAAAACAACCCTGACCCAAGCTCCAGCTACGCTCCATACCAAATTTATAACATTGGTAATAATAATCCAGTAAATTTAATGGAATTTATTCAGATATTAGAGAAACTAATAGGTAAAAAAGCAAAGGTTGAATTTTTGCCAATGGAACCAGGTGACGTAAAAGAAACCTACGCTGATATTAGTAGCTTACAAAAAGATATTGGATTCTCTCCCTCTACCCCACTTGAAATAGGTTTGGGACAGTTCATTGAGTGGTATAAGGAGTATCATCTCAAAGAATAA
- a CDS encoding glycosyltransferase, which yields MPKALHLNLRVDPTQYISQIREVPEYDYIHLVRQPKYMTDLTLLNEKVHYLNEIFSPKDYVKKNNISLLHAHHGQLGILLLPFKHATNLPLVTSIRGRDATLANQPVGYLENMKMLFNQGDLFFPVCQYLADRIIDWGCPSEKIRVLYGGVDLSKYHYRAPSLEGSQNILSVGRLVEKKGHHILMKAFQKIRDKFPKATLTIIGGGELQDELTSLAKQLNLGDSFRLLNHLHKDKVREYMSNADLFCAASLEAANGDVEGIPNTLKEAMALGVPVLSTYHAGIPELITHNQEGFLVKENNVDELATGLEFMLTNRHLWETYTTSARNKVETLFDSKQQLLLQAKYYDELLIGG from the coding sequence TTGCCAAAAGCTCTACATTTAAATTTAAGAGTGGACCCGACTCAATATATTTCACAAATACGTGAGGTCCCAGAATATGATTACATTCATTTAGTCCGTCAACCCAAGTACATGACCGACCTTACTCTGCTTAATGAAAAAGTTCATTATCTCAATGAAATTTTCTCCCCAAAAGATTACGTTAAAAAAAATAACATTTCACTTTTACATGCACACCACGGTCAACTAGGTATATTACTACTCCCTTTTAAGCACGCGACAAACCTCCCTTTAGTCACCAGTATTCGAGGCAGAGATGCAACCTTAGCCAATCAGCCTGTCGGTTACTTAGAGAATATGAAAATGCTTTTTAACCAAGGGGATCTTTTTTTTCCAGTTTGCCAGTATTTAGCCGATCGGATAATTGATTGGGGCTGTCCTTCAGAAAAAATAAGAGTGTTGTATGGAGGGGTTGACCTCAGTAAGTACCATTATCGTGCACCAAGTCTTGAGGGTTCACAAAATATCCTTTCTGTAGGTAGGTTAGTAGAAAAAAAAGGGCACCACATATTAATGAAGGCATTTCAAAAGATAAGAGATAAATTTCCTAAGGCCACTCTGACTATTATCGGAGGAGGAGAACTTCAGGATGAACTCACTTCCTTAGCTAAGCAATTAAATTTAGGAGATTCTTTTCGTTTATTAAATCATCTTCATAAAGACAAAGTTAGAGAGTATATGTCAAATGCTGATTTATTCTGCGCTGCAAGTTTAGAAGCAGCTAATGGAGATGTAGAAGGTATTCCGAATACATTAAAAGAAGCTATGGCACTTGGTGTACCGGTACTCTCAACTTATCATGCAGGCATTCCAGAACTAATCACACATAATCAAGAAGGATTCTTAGTAAAGGAAAATAATGTGGATGAATTAGCTACTGGACTTGAATTTATGCTCACTAATAGGCATCTATGGGAGACCTATACAACATCTGCACGGAATAAAGTTGAAACCCTCTTTGATTCTAAACAACAGCTGCTTCTACAAGCAAAATATTATGATGAACTACTGATAGGAGGATAG
- a CDS encoding nucleoside transporter C-terminal domain-containing protein, with the protein MKYIIAIIGLLIVFGLAYVASNNRKNIKVRPVIIMIIIQILLAWLLLNTKFGLVLVKGFADVFSKLLEYAASGISFVFGGLANKGEMSFFLEVLLPIVFISVLIGILQHFKILPIIMKAIGLLLSKINGMGKLESYNAVASAIVGQSEVFITVKKQLGQLQPHRLYTLCASAMSTVSMSIVGAYMTMIEPRYVVTALVINLFGGFIISSIINPYTVTESEDILIIQEEKQSFFEMLGEYIIDGFKVAIIVGAMLIGFVALMAGINNIFELILGISFQEILGYIFAPFAFIMGVPFSEAVRAGGIMATKLVTNEFVAMMDLAKIQDSFTPRTLGIISVFLVSFANFSSIGIISGAVKSLHEKQGNTVARFGLKLLFGATLVSILTSVIVSIVL; encoded by the coding sequence ATGAAATACATTATTGCTATTATCGGATTACTTATTGTTTTTGGATTAGCTTATGTAGCTAGTAATAACCGAAAGAATATTAAAGTTAGACCTGTTATTATTATGATTATTATTCAAATCCTTTTGGCTTGGTTATTATTAAATACAAAGTTTGGTCTAGTATTAGTTAAAGGGTTTGCTGATGTTTTTAGTAAATTATTAGAATATGCAGCAAGCGGAATTTCATTTGTGTTTGGCGGACTTGCAAATAAAGGAGAAATGTCTTTTTTCCTTGAAGTATTACTACCAATTGTTTTTATTTCAGTATTAATTGGAATTTTACAGCATTTTAAAATACTCCCTATCATTATGAAAGCAATTGGATTATTGTTAAGCAAAATAAATGGCATGGGTAAATTAGAGTCTTACAACGCAGTTGCTTCTGCAATTGTCGGCCAGTCTGAAGTGTTTATTACTGTTAAAAAGCAACTCGGACAACTACAACCACACCGTTTATATACATTATGTGCTTCAGCCATGTCTACTGTATCAATGTCAATTGTCGGTGCATATATGACGATGATAGAACCAAGATATGTTGTAACCGCACTTGTGATTAACTTGTTTGGTGGATTTATTATTTCATCCATCATTAATCCATATACGGTGACTGAAAGTGAAGACATTCTTATTATTCAGGAAGAAAAACAAAGCTTCTTTGAAATGCTTGGGGAATATATTATTGATGGCTTTAAAGTTGCCATCATTGTTGGTGCCATGTTGATTGGGTTTGTTGCTTTAATGGCAGGAATAAATAATATTTTTGAATTGATTTTAGGAATTTCATTCCAGGAAATTTTAGGTTATATATTTGCTCCGTTTGCCTTCATTATGGGTGTTCCATTTTCAGAAGCTGTTCGTGCGGGAGGAATTATGGCGACAAAGCTTGTAACAAATGAGTTTGTTGCCATGATGGATTTAGCAAAAATACAAGATAGCTTTACACCAAGGACCTTAGGAATAATATCTGTTTTCCTTGTTTCTTTTGCAAACTTCTCATCTATTGGTATTATTTCTGGAGCTGTCAAGAGCTTACATGAAAAACAAGGCAATACGGTAGCTCGATTTGGATTAAAACTATTATTTGGAGCAACATTAGTTAGTATTTTAACTTCAGTGATTGTAAGTATAGTTTTATAA
- a CDS encoding formate/nitrite transporter family protein — MAFLKPYEIAEIAIDAGTKKAKLPVNKVFILGILGGAFISIGFLLDIRVTANLPKNWGSFGSFLGAAVFPLGLILILLAGGELLTGNMMAVAMGFFAKKVSLGRLMYNWFWITVSNFIGAIFVAYIFGHVVGLTSEGPFLEKTVAIAQAKLDEGFWACFFSAIGCNWLVGLACWLSYGSQEMSGKILAIWFPIMGFVAIGFQHVVANMFLIPAAIFSDHFTWADFFRNFIPVIIGNAVGGSIFVSLAYWLSYKDYIKKEAVSKT; from the coding sequence ATGGCATTTCTTAAACCGTATGAAATAGCTGAAATTGCAATTGATGCAGGAACAAAAAAAGCAAAGCTTCCTGTCAATAAGGTGTTCATATTAGGAATTCTAGGTGGTGCTTTTATCTCAATAGGTTTTCTCCTAGATATTCGTGTAACAGCAAATCTCCCTAAGAATTGGGGAAGCTTTGGATCGTTTTTAGGAGCAGCTGTGTTCCCGCTTGGTCTCATTTTAATTCTTTTAGCAGGTGGAGAACTGTTAACAGGAAATATGATGGCGGTTGCCATGGGTTTTTTCGCGAAAAAAGTATCATTAGGAAGGCTTATGTACAATTGGTTTTGGATTACAGTTAGTAATTTTATTGGTGCTATTTTTGTAGCTTATATTTTCGGTCATGTAGTAGGGCTTACAAGTGAGGGTCCATTTCTTGAGAAAACCGTTGCCATTGCACAAGCCAAATTAGATGAAGGGTTTTGGGCTTGTTTTTTCTCTGCCATTGGATGCAATTGGTTAGTGGGTCTTGCATGCTGGCTATCCTATGGATCCCAAGAAATGAGCGGTAAGATTTTGGCCATTTGGTTTCCAATTATGGGATTTGTGGCGATTGGGTTTCAACATGTTGTAGCAAACATGTTCCTCATACCTGCAGCAATCTTCTCAGACCACTTTACATGGGCCGATTTTTTTAGGAATTTTATTCCCGTTATTATAGGAAACGCAGTTGGCGGAAGTATCTTTGTTTCACTTGCCTATTGGTTATCGTATAAGGATTACATAAAAAAAGAAGCTGTATCGAAAACCTAA
- a CDS encoding heavy-metal-associated domain-containing protein: METRVVTVKNMANQQDANKILEAIEHVWGITKAEVNLSKSQASFSFDEKMASVHDFEQALVESGFEITDQEESR; encoded by the coding sequence TTGGAAACGCGGGTTGTAACCGTTAAGAACATGGCAAACCAGCAGGATGCAAATAAGATTCTTGAAGCTATCGAGCATGTATGGGGGATTACCAAAGCAGAGGTTAACCTATCAAAAAGCCAAGCTAGTTTTAGCTTTGATGAAAAGATGGCCTCGGTTCATGATTTTGAACAAGCACTGGTCGAATCAGGGTTCGAAATCACCGACCAGGAGGAGTCAAGATGA
- the serC gene encoding 3-phosphoserine/phosphohydroxythreonine transaminase: protein MKLQVHRTYNFNAGPSALPFSVLEKAQAELIDFRGTGMSVMELSHRSRTYEEVHNQAINSLKELLSIPDSYEILFLQGGASLQFSMIPMNFLKPGIKASYVMTGSWSEKAFSEAKLFGNVYHAASTKDGNYRGIPKVDHLKYDVDDAYLHLTSNNTIYGTQWKDFPDGGDVPLIADMSSDILSKPIDVNKFSLIYAGAQKNLGPSGVTVVIIRKDLLEQANTSIPTMLKYSTHVMNNSLYNTPPTFGIYMLGEVLNWVRELGGLTAISQRNEQKAKFIYDAIDSSNDFYSGHAEKDCRSLMNITFNLKTEELEKKFLEQAKQEGFVGVNGHRSIGGCRVSSYNAVPLEACQAFREFMIDFQTKNS from the coding sequence ATGAAATTGCAAGTACACCGTACCTATAATTTTAATGCAGGTCCTTCCGCTTTACCTTTTTCAGTCCTAGAGAAAGCGCAAGCAGAACTGATTGATTTTCGAGGTACAGGAATGTCTGTCATGGAGCTTAGCCATCGAAGCCGTACCTATGAAGAGGTACATAATCAGGCAATCAACAGCTTGAAAGAATTGTTATCAATCCCAGATTCCTATGAAATTCTCTTCCTCCAAGGTGGAGCAAGTCTTCAATTTTCGATGATTCCCATGAATTTTTTAAAGCCGGGAATAAAAGCAAGTTATGTAATGACAGGATCTTGGTCTGAAAAAGCATTTTCAGAAGCTAAATTATTTGGAAATGTCTATCATGCTGCCTCTACTAAAGATGGAAATTACCGAGGTATACCAAAGGTAGATCACTTAAAGTACGATGTTGATGATGCCTATTTACACCTTACTTCCAACAATACCATTTACGGAACTCAATGGAAGGACTTTCCTGACGGTGGAGATGTGCCACTAATTGCAGACATGTCGAGTGATATTCTTTCAAAGCCGATTGATGTAAACAAGTTCTCCCTTATCTACGCAGGAGCACAGAAAAATCTTGGCCCATCAGGAGTAACGGTAGTCATTATCCGGAAAGACCTTTTAGAACAAGCCAATACTTCTATTCCAACAATGCTAAAATACAGTACGCATGTTATGAACAATTCACTATATAATACACCACCAACCTTTGGCATCTACATGCTTGGAGAGGTGCTAAATTGGGTACGTGAATTAGGGGGATTGACGGCAATTTCTCAACGAAATGAACAAAAAGCAAAATTTATTTACGATGCCATTGACTCTAGTAATGATTTTTATTCTGGCCATGCTGAAAAGGACTGCCGTTCTCTCATGAACATAACCTTTAACTTGAAAACAGAAGAATTAGAAAAGAAATTTTTAGAACAGGCAAAACAAGAAGGCTTTGTAGGAGTTAACGGTCACCGATCCATCGGTGGGTGCCGTGTATCTTCATATAATGCCGTTCCGCTTGAAGCATGTCAGGCATTTAGGGAGTTTATGATCGATTTCCAAACAAAAAATAGCTAG
- the fdhD gene encoding formate dehydrogenase accessory sulfurtransferase FdhD, with protein sequence MKPIEVKREILRLGKGYTEQIEDSVVTEYPVTIKINGEEFVTLICSPEYIEDLVVGFLASEGIIRKYEEIIEVWTDEHNGFVHVQTNNSNPYYQRFHNKRYITSCCGMSRPGFVFVNDALHIRKKNTVRTKISSDECFKLMNELQQSSIIFKSTGGVHNASLCTVDQMLISRMDIGRHNALDKIYGYCLKNNISLQNKLLVFSGRISSEILVKAAKIGCEMVLSKSAPTELALQLAEQLGITTIGFIRNETLNVYTCPERLEVV encoded by the coding sequence TTGAAACCAATTGAGGTTAAACGGGAGATTCTTCGGCTTGGAAAAGGATATACCGAACAGATAGAAGATAGCGTGGTAACCGAATATCCAGTAACTATCAAAATAAATGGTGAGGAATTTGTCACGCTTATATGTTCACCAGAGTATATTGAAGATTTAGTGGTTGGATTCTTAGCTTCAGAAGGAATCATTCGAAAGTATGAGGAAATTATAGAGGTTTGGACGGATGAGCACAATGGTTTTGTTCACGTGCAGACCAATAATAGTAATCCTTACTATCAAAGGTTTCATAATAAACGCTATATCACCTCATGCTGTGGAATGAGTAGACCAGGTTTTGTATTTGTCAATGATGCATTGCATATTAGGAAGAAGAATACAGTCCGAACGAAAATATCTTCTGATGAATGCTTTAAGCTTATGAATGAGCTACAGCAATCTTCGATTATTTTTAAAAGCACCGGAGGCGTTCATAACGCCTCTTTATGTACAGTCGATCAAATGTTAATAAGCCGGATGGATATCGGCCGTCATAATGCTTTGGACAAAATATATGGTTATTGTCTAAAAAATAATATTTCTCTTCAAAATAAATTGCTTGTGTTTAGCGGCAGGATTTCATCAGAAATCCTCGTTAAGGCAGCAAAAATCGGATGTGAAATGGTCCTGTCAAAATCAGCACCAACTGAATTGGCCTTACAGCTTGCCGAACAACTAGGTATCACCACCATCGGCTTCATACGAAATGAAACCCTAAACGTCTACACCTGCCCCGAAAGACTGGAAGTAGTCTAG
- the fdhF gene encoding formate dehydrogenase subunit alpha: MEESSFSVEINGKEYQARPGQTILEVARENDIFIPSICFHPNLGTIQTCDTCYVNVGGNLVRSCATKAEAGMEVDSQSSMAREAQNEGINRILKNHELYCTVCDNNNGNCTIHNTVELMEVEHQKYPFEAKPYPPDNSHPFYRYEPDQCILCGRCVEACQDLQVNETLTIDWNREKPRVIWDNDVPIDQSSCVSCGHCVSACPCNALMEKSMLGNAGFLTGIPPKILGPMIDLTKEVEPGYREIFAISEVEASMRKARIKRTKTVCTFCGVGCSFEVWTKDREILKIQTHTEAPVNGISTCVKGKWGWDFVNSEERLTKPLIRKGNEFVESTWEEALDLVAHKLGHIKREYGPDSIGYIASSKCSNEENYLFQKFARAVMETNNVDNCSRYCQSPATAGLLRTVGYGGDSGTMEDIIKSELIIIVGANPAESHPVLATRIKRAHKLHGQKLIVADLRENELAQRANLHIHPKPSTDLIWISAVTKYILDQKWEDTEFLKHRVSGLEKYIESLEKFTLEYAEEKTGLSQETLIQIAEMIHDSNSACILWAMGVTQHKGATDTSTAISNLLLITGNYGRPGTGAYPLRGHNNVQGACDFGTMPTWMPGYEPVQDPNVREKYEKAWGVKLPEEPGMDNHHMVEGMDKGKLKALYLFGEDMSLVDANSNHVNSAFERLEFFVVQDIFFSKTAQFADVILPAAPSLEKDGTFTNTERRIQRFHKVFEPLGESKPDWEIFQEVANRLGANWNYQHPSEIMDEAASLAKLFAGVSYERLDGWNSQVWPVLKDGSSTPLLYENRFALPEGKARLVPVDWTPPFISGEEYDLHLNNGRLLEHFHEGNMTYQSEGLTHKVPHPWLEVSLELAKERNLEDGTLVRLTSPYGQVKVRVMVTDRVKGKELYLTMNTREDYEAVNRLTSSYHDIVTHTPAYKETGVKMEVLEVKGEPPLPKHNHRFGNRLPQISVKVEDKWNRSDFTPIPEMIELRGDEYGEGNYAN, encoded by the coding sequence ATGGAAGAGTCAAGCTTTTCGGTAGAGATTAATGGGAAAGAGTACCAAGCGAGACCCGGACAAACTATTTTAGAGGTGGCTAGAGAAAACGACATATTTATACCCTCAATCTGCTTTCACCCTAATTTAGGAACCATTCAAACCTGTGATACTTGCTATGTAAATGTTGGAGGTAATCTCGTTCGATCTTGTGCTACAAAAGCAGAAGCGGGAATGGAGGTAGATAGCCAATCCTCTATGGCAAGAGAGGCTCAAAATGAGGGGATTAACCGTATTTTAAAGAATCATGAACTCTATTGTACGGTTTGTGATAACAATAACGGAAATTGTACGATTCATAATACTGTTGAGTTAATGGAGGTGGAACATCAAAAGTATCCTTTTGAGGCAAAACCATATCCTCCAGATAATTCTCATCCATTCTATAGATATGAACCAGATCAGTGTATTCTGTGTGGTAGATGTGTGGAAGCATGTCAGGACCTTCAGGTAAATGAGACATTAACGATTGATTGGAATCGAGAGAAACCACGTGTGATTTGGGATAACGATGTTCCGATTGATCAATCCTCATGTGTTTCATGTGGACATTGTGTGAGTGCTTGTCCGTGCAACGCATTGATGGAAAAATCAATGTTGGGAAATGCTGGCTTCTTAACAGGGATTCCTCCTAAAATCTTAGGGCCGATGATTGATCTGACAAAAGAGGTGGAGCCAGGGTACAGAGAGATTTTCGCCATCTCTGAGGTAGAAGCGTCAATGAGGAAAGCACGGATTAAACGAACGAAAACCGTCTGTACATTTTGTGGAGTGGGATGTAGCTTTGAGGTATGGACAAAGGATCGTGAAATCTTAAAGATTCAAACACATACCGAAGCCCCGGTAAATGGTATTTCAACCTGTGTGAAAGGAAAATGGGGTTGGGATTTTGTTAATAGTGAAGAGCGATTAACGAAACCATTAATTCGCAAAGGGAATGAATTTGTGGAGTCAACTTGGGAGGAAGCACTGGATCTGGTTGCTCACAAACTTGGGCATATCAAACGAGAATATGGTCCCGATTCAATCGGCTACATCGCTTCTTCTAAATGCTCCAATGAGGAAAATTATTTATTTCAAAAATTTGCCCGTGCAGTTATGGAAACAAATAATGTTGATAACTGTTCGAGGTATTGTCAATCTCCAGCAACTGCGGGTTTATTAAGGACCGTAGGGTATGGAGGAGACTCTGGAACGATGGAGGACATTATTAAATCTGAACTGATTATTATCGTGGGTGCAAATCCTGCAGAGTCACATCCTGTTTTAGCCACACGAATTAAGCGTGCACATAAATTACATGGTCAAAAGTTAATTGTTGCAGACTTAAGGGAAAATGAGTTGGCGCAGCGGGCTAATCTTCATATTCATCCCAAGCCAAGTACGGATCTAATTTGGATTTCAGCTGTAACGAAGTACATTTTAGATCAAAAATGGGAGGATACAGAATTTTTGAAACACCGAGTTAGCGGTTTGGAAAAATACATTGAGAGTCTTGAAAAATTCACTCTAGAGTATGCAGAGGAAAAGACAGGCTTAAGCCAAGAAACCTTAATTCAAATAGCAGAAATGATCCATGATTCGAATTCCGCTTGTATTTTATGGGCTATGGGCGTTACCCAGCATAAAGGAGCAACAGACACAAGCACTGCCATTTCCAATTTGCTCTTGATTACTGGAAACTATGGTCGCCCTGGAACAGGCGCTTATCCGCTTCGCGGTCATAATAATGTACAAGGTGCTTGTGATTTTGGAACCATGCCGACATGGATGCCAGGTTATGAACCAGTGCAAGATCCTAATGTTCGTGAAAAGTATGAAAAAGCCTGGGGAGTCAAGCTTCCCGAAGAACCAGGAATGGATAACCATCACATGGTAGAAGGAATGGATAAAGGAAAACTAAAAGCGCTCTACTTATTTGGAGAAGACATGTCGCTCGTGGATGCAAACTCCAATCATGTGAATTCTGCATTTGAACGTTTAGAGTTCTTTGTAGTTCAAGATATCTTTTTCAGTAAAACTGCACAGTTTGCTGATGTCATTTTACCGGCTGCACCAAGCCTAGAGAAAGATGGGACGTTTACAAATACAGAACGAAGAATTCAACGTTTTCATAAAGTATTTGAGCCACTTGGAGAATCGAAACCTGACTGGGAAATTTTCCAAGAGGTAGCTAATCGACTCGGAGCAAATTGGAACTATCAGCATCCAAGCGAAATCATGGATGAGGCGGCAAGTCTTGCTAAATTGTTTGCGGGTGTAAGCTATGAGCGGTTAGATGGGTGGAATAGTCAAGTATGGCCGGTTTTAAAAGATGGCTCAAGTACTCCACTTTTATACGAAAATCGCTTTGCTTTACCAGAAGGAAAGGCGAGGTTGGTACCAGTCGATTGGACGCCTCCTTTCATCTCAGGGGAGGAGTACGATTTACATTTAAACAACGGTCGCTTGCTTGAGCATTTTCACGAAGGAAATATGACCTATCAATCAGAGGGCTTAACGCATAAGGTTCCACATCCATGGCTAGAGGTCTCGCTCGAACTCGCAAAAGAGCGAAATCTAGAGGATGGTACGTTAGTAAGGCTGACTTCCCCATATGGCCAAGTAAAAGTACGTGTAATGGTTACTGATCGAGTGAAAGGAAAGGAACTATACCTGACAATGAACACGAGGGAAGATTACGAAGCGGTAAACCGACTGACAAGTAGCTACCATGACATTGTGACTCATACACCTGCTTACAAAGAAACGGGCGTTAAAATGGAAGTTCTGGAAGTGAAAGGAGAACCACCGCTGCCAAAACATAATCACCGATTTGGGAATAGACTTCCGCAGATCAGTGTGAAAGTAGAGGACAAATGGAATCGTTCCGATTTTACTCCGATTCCAGAAATGATCGAATTAAGGGGCGACGAATATGGCGAAGGCAATTACGCAAATTAG
- a CDS encoding cell wall hydrolase translates to MKKLISALTVVASLLFASPALAHTVKSGDTMTQIAKDHHISLQELSRLNPQIKNIDLIYVGQTVNTSKSVNATDSPEMVAVPPEKEPAQPEITVGYSEYEIDLLARLVRAEAESEPYQGKVAVACVVLNRVDSSAFPNTIKEVIYQKGQFQPVRNGEINKPADVDSIKAVNEALKEKRNVAAGSLFFYNPAIATSRWLDSRATTLEIGHHVFKK, encoded by the coding sequence ATGAAAAAACTAATCTCAGCACTAACTGTAGTAGCTTCACTCTTATTTGCTTCTCCTGCTTTAGCTCATACTGTAAAAAGTGGAGATACCATGACGCAAATTGCCAAGGACCACCATATTAGCTTACAAGAACTCTCTCGGCTTAACCCACAAATTAAAAATATTGATTTAATATATGTTGGACAAACTGTTAATACTAGTAAATCAGTGAATGCAACTGACTCGCCTGAAATGGTAGCGGTTCCTCCAGAAAAGGAACCAGCACAACCCGAAATCACAGTGGGTTACTCTGAGTACGAAATAGACTTGTTAGCTAGATTAGTAAGAGCAGAAGCAGAAAGTGAGCCTTATCAAGGAAAAGTTGCGGTAGCCTGTGTGGTTCTAAACAGAGTGGACAGCTCCGCCTTTCCTAACACGATAAAAGAAGTCATTTATCAAAAAGGACAATTTCAGCCTGTTCGAAATGGAGAAATCAATAAACCGGCTGATGTGGATTCAATTAAGGCTGTAAATGAAGCGTTAAAAGAGAAGAGAAATGTGGCTGCCGGATCCCTATTCTTCTATAATCCTGCTATAGCTACTAGTCGTTGGCTTGATTCTAGAGCAACCACACTAGAGATTGGTCACCATGTATTTAAAAAATAA
- a CDS encoding AmiS/UreI family transporter, translating into MSFVGLFLSGAVLFLNSLMLLGKAEAKSVGIFNIFVGTIQIMIPTYLMVGADQNNWDLYNVASIFLFGLTYLYVGVTVLRGLDGSGLGWFSLWVAIIGVVYTFVSFIHFNNVVNTLTWGMWAFLWFLFFLSNALNKKIDHYIGIVAFVQSWVTLTIPAILYFIGVWDTPFIKQIWFYVLIISIFSFILGLFKFKLSIKKHITQYN; encoded by the coding sequence ATGAGTTTTGTTGGGTTATTTTTATCTGGTGCTGTATTATTTTTAAATAGTCTTATGCTTCTTGGTAAGGCAGAAGCAAAAAGTGTTGGTATTTTTAATATATTTGTAGGAACGATTCAAATAATGATTCCCACTTATTTAATGGTGGGAGCTGATCAAAATAATTGGGATCTTTATAATGTCGCCTCCATTTTTTTATTTGGGTTAACCTATTTATACGTTGGTGTCACGGTATTGAGGGGGCTGGATGGCAGTGGTCTCGGTTGGTTTAGTTTATGGGTGGCAATAATTGGGGTTGTTTATACCTTTGTATCTTTTATTCATTTTAATAATGTGGTTAATACGCTAACATGGGGAATGTGGGCATTTTTATGGTTTTTGTTCTTTTTATCAAATGCCCTTAATAAGAAAATTGACCATTATATCGGGATTGTTGCATTTGTCCAATCATGGGTAACTCTTACGATTCCCGCTATACTATATTTTATCGGTGTCTGGGATACACCTTTTATTAAACAGATTTGGTTTTATGTTTTAATTATTTCTATTTTCTCTTTCATCTTAGGCCTCTTTAAATTTAAATTATCAATTAAAAAACATATTACTCAATATAATTAA